The window TATCGTAGCCCCTATCTGCACACAGCTTACTATAATATAGCCCATATACGGTATTGTGCTTCCGATAATATATGGTATTGTCATATTAATGAATATAGCTAATTCTATAGGTATAATTACAAGTATCGGAAGCAAAACGGAACCAAACGTAATCATAACCACCATGGCAACGCCCAAAAGCGAAATAAGGCTTACATTTTCATAATCGCTTCTGAGTATATCCTTTATATCCATTGTACTGGACGTCGTTCCCAAGGCATACCCGTCTTTATAATACTTTTCGATAGCGCTTTGTACCTTTTCCATACACTCAAATGCATAATCGCTCTCTTGAGTCGTATTCAGCGATATAAGGATCCTCGCATAATTATCAGTATGGAGTTCCCCAGTGAGCTTTTCGGGCAGGAAATCAATCGGTATGCCCTCAGGCAGCGTCCCTCCAAGGGAAATAGCGTAATTTACAAAGTCCAAATTTTCCAATTCCTCAGTCAAATTCCTTTCATCGATAATGGAAGTATTCGGTATTATCCCGACAGCAATATTGCTTTTTCCGAATTTTTCTTCAATAAGCCTACTGTCCGTATCATATGTAGTTCCCGGGCCCGCGCCGATAGCTTCGTCGCCGTATTTAAAGTAATTCATATCCTGCCCTATATACGAAGGCACAGCCAATATAACAGCGGCGGCTATAACAAATTTCCTTATCCTGTACATGGCCGTCCCAACGCCTTTTGTAGAAGGCATGAACGATTTATGGTGGTATTTCTGCACCCTCTCATAATTTCTCAGTATAAGAGCCGGCATAAGGAAAAGCACAGTTATAAGGCTTATAACAACTCCCTTTGCAAGTACGAATCCAATATCGCGCCCAATTGTAAAATCCATAAGAGCGAGCACTATAAACCCTACGATTGTAGTCGCTCCGCTTGCAAGCACCGAAGAAGCCGACGACGTCAAAGCTTTCTTCATTGCTTTTTCCGGTTCGATTCCTTTTTCCCTGTAAAAAGTAAAATTATCCAAAAGAAATATGGAATAGTCCATAGAAACGGCCAGCTGGAGTATAGCCGCCGTACTGAAAGTGAAAAATGAAATTGTTCCGAAAACAATATTGCTCCCCATATTTATAATAATGGCTATCGCCATAACGGAAATAAAAAGCACAGGCTCAAACCATGACGTTGTGGTAAGGGCAAGTATTATAAATATAATTATAAACGATATAATTATTGCAATAGTAAGTTCCCTTGTAACGCTTGCCTGCATTGATTTTTTGCTTACTGCCGATCCGGTGTAATGTCCGTTTTCCCCAACGATTTTATAAATTTCATCAAGCGCTTCATGCGTTTTAGCGTCCGCTTCCCCGCCTTTAAATATAACTTCCATAACGGCGTCGCCGTCTTTATAAAATTCATCAAGGTTATTATAGTTTATAAAATCCCCCGACATATAAACGTCCGTAATAGTATCCGGGCCGATCACCATATCAACTTGATCTAGATTTGATATTTTTTCTCTTATGTTTTTTGCTTCATAAATTGATACGTCCTCAACCATGATTCTTGCCATACCGGGATACCCGAATTCTTCTTCCATAAGATCCAAAGCCTGTTTGGAAGGGGCGCTTTCGGGAAGATATTTGCTGAGATCGTAATTTACTTCCACAAACGGATAAAAGAATATACTCAACGCCACTGCAACAAAAAATACTTTTTCAATTACATGGCTTTTATCGACTATAAAGTTAACTATTCCATCAAAATGTAATTTATTCATCTTTTCCTCCATTAATAAACAAAGAGTTGATTTTTATTACATTGTGTATTATAATACTAATAAATATCATAATCAATAACCAGCTTAATGTTTATTTATTGATTACTGAACATTAAACCGCAAATAGTTTATTTAATTTGTAAATTCTCTTTAACTGTATAAGAAAGGATGTTACTTATGGATACACCAAAGGAAGACAGGCGCGTCCGCCGTACAAAAAAGCTTCTGAAACAAGGTTTAAGCGAGCTTATGAAAGAAAAAGATTTTAAGGACATATCAGTAAAAGACATAACTGACAGGATGGATCTGAACCGCGGCACGTTTTATCTCCACTACACAGATATATACGATCTTTTAAATAAAATTGAAACCGATGTTTTAGACGATTTTCAGCGCGTGATAGACACATACCGCCAAAAAACGGACAAAAGAAGCCTGCTGCCTGTAATCGAGCCGCTTGCGGCATATATCAGCGAAAATGCGGACATATGCAGGATACTCTTTTTAAACAAAGCGTCTACCGATTTTTCAATAAAGCTTAAAAACCTTATAATAACCAATGGAAAAACTCTTATTGAAGAAAGATTTAAAATAAACGCTTCTGCCGAAACGATTAATTACCTTTTAAATTATATGGCTTACGGAATTATAGGAATTATGAAAGAATGGCTTTCAGATTTTAATTCAATAGGCATGAATGAAATTATCAAGCTTTCAGATAAAATATTAT of the Anaerotignum faecicola genome contains:
- a CDS encoding MMPL family transporter, which codes for MNKLHFDGIVNFIVDKSHVIEKVFFVAVALSIFFYPFVEVNYDLSKYLPESAPSKQALDLMEEEFGYPGMARIMVEDVSIYEAKNIREKISNLDQVDMVIGPDTITDVYMSGDFINYNNLDEFYKDGDAVMEVIFKGGEADAKTHEALDEIYKIVGENGHYTGSAVSKKSMQASVTRELTIAIIISFIIIFIILALTTTSWFEPVLFISVMAIAIIINMGSNIVFGTISFFTFSTAAILQLAVSMDYSIFLLDNFTFYREKGIEPEKAMKKALTSSASSVLASGATTIVGFIVLALMDFTIGRDIGFVLAKGVVISLITVLFLMPALILRNYERVQKYHHKSFMPSTKGVGTAMYRIRKFVIAAAVILAVPSYIGQDMNYFKYGDEAIGAGPGTTYDTDSRLIEEKFGKSNIAVGIIPNTSIIDERNLTEELENLDFVNYAISLGGTLPEGIPIDFLPEKLTGELHTDNYARILISLNTTQESDYAFECMEKVQSAIEKYYKDGYALGTTSSTMDIKDILRSDYENVSLISLLGVAMVVMITFGSVLLPILVIIPIELAIFINMTIPYIIGSTIPYMGYIIVSCVQIGATIDYSILVTNNYIKARNDMDKVEASKAAVSRSALSVITSGSILTVVGYGLYFTSSVQGISQLGRLVGRGAVLSVILVLSLLPALLCAFDKIIKKPTDVPRASKLRRLRNMRENHELKLFGKYKNDGMNVISADSKEGTANENA
- a CDS encoding TetR/AcrR family transcriptional regulator yields the protein MDTPKEDRRVRRTKKLLKQGLSELMKEKDFKDISVKDITDRMDLNRGTFYLHYTDIYDLLNKIETDVLDDFQRVIDTYRQKTDKRSLLPVIEPLAAYISENADICRILFLNKASTDFSIKLKNLIITNGKTLIEERFKINASAETINYLLNYMAYGIIGIMKEWLSDFNSIGMNEIIKLSDKILYSTAKALE